The Eremothecium gossypii ATCC 10895 chromosome IV, complete sequence genome contains a region encoding:
- a CDS encoding uncharacterized protein (Syntenic homolog of Saccharomyces cerevisiae YGR117C), whose product MEDPPGSVKVVVAQFLQKYGYQKTLGHFLNEAGLSLGALQSGDAAEDLETIIGERTQYLERARNDEPSQLDVGVSSIACEQLPRWNYAVQWAAARELQGANGLVISADLSGAQPVLATSSREVLQYGSTLQLEKRSVSSIGCIRKFGWFAGPRGSRERYALGMDGSLALLGADGVPLRSWRLHGRMITHAAFFVTTERKILCFTYGLDGYIRLHEFDEEMEEPKSMDEYKLVNSCTGFQLAQTDDDEPTLYYTREDHTHLFVLQVHDLKLQEVYRIALNAAQFSTHSFSVRDMIVVNFEHIYAADDRNSHLPWSGPGSVLIAATSHTPYMRLIFVELPNTKELPVSSGVPHTNSATVPNLLDSFTGNSGTTPHQKPAVNSGPKVYYDKVKRNIATPVPQNLYSQPILALCTVSSGLLVGADDGVYAVDLHLGNTWKLALPNGNERVKAMALHDDFLLVSLSNKTVFIWEAQKD is encoded by the coding sequence ATGGAAGACCCTCCTGGATCGGTAAAGGTGGTTGTTGCGCAGTTTCTACAGAAATATGGCTACCAGAAGACGCTTGGGCATTTTCTGAATGAGGCAGGGTTGTCGCTAGGAGCTCTGCAGTCGGGCGATGCCGCAGAAGACCTCGAAACTATCATTGGCGAACGAACGCAGTACCTGGAGCGGGCAAGGAACGACGAACCTAGCCAATTGGATGTGGGTGTATCAAGCATTGCATGCGAGCAACTGCCACGCTGGAATTACGCGGTGCAATGGGCGGCTGCAAGAGAACTGCAGGGGGCCAACGGGTTAGTGATATCTGCAGACCTGTCCGGAGCGCAGCCAGTGCTAGCAACATCGTCCCGAGAGGTGCTGCAGTACGGATCCACACTGCAATTGGAGAAGCGGAGTGTCAGCAGTATCGGATGTATACGGAAATTTGGGTGGTTTGCAGGGCCACGGGGGTCGCGGGAGCGCTACGCGCTTGGTATGGACGGCAGCTTGGCACTGCTGGGCGCCGACGGGGTGCCGTTGCGTTCTTGGCGCTTGCATGGCCGGATGATCACACACGCGGCGTTTTTCGTCACCacagagcggaaaatccTCTGCTTCACCTATGGCCTGGACGGATACATTAGGCTACATGAGTTCGACGAGGAGATGGAGGAACCGAAAAGTATGGACGAGTATAAGCTAGTAAACAGCTGCACGGGGTTCCAGCTTGCACAGACCGACGACGATGAGCCTACTCTGTACTATACGAGAGAGGATCATACCCATCTGTTTGTATTGCAGGTCCACGATCTTAAACTGCAGGAGGTTTACAGAATCGCGTTAAATGCGGCTCAGTTCAGCACACATTCTTTCTCCGTGCGCGACATGATTGTGGTGAACTTTGAGCATATCTATGCGGCAGACGACCGCAACAGTCATTTACCGTGGTCTGGCCCTGGCTCTGTGCTGATCGCTGCCACATCGCATACTCCATATATGCGACTAATATTTGTGGAATTACCGAATACCAAGGAACTGCCCGTCTCATCAGGAGTGCCACATACCAACAGTGCCACTGTGCCGAATTTATTGGACTCGTTTACCGGGAATAGCGGGACTACCCCTCATCAGAAACCTGCAGTGAATTCCGGTCCTAAAGTTTACTATGATAAAGTCAAACGTAATATCGCTACTCCAGTCCCACAGAACCTATATTCTCAGCCTATACTAGCTCTATGCACGGTTTCTTCTGGGTTACTTGTTGGAGCCGACGATGGTGTGTATGCAGTTGACCTGCATCTTGGCAATACCTGGAAATTGGCCTTGCCTAATGGCAATGAAAGGGTCAAGGCAATGGCACTGCATGATGACTTTCTGCTGGTTTCTCTATCGAACAAAACCGTCTTCATTTGGGAGGCGCAAAAAGATTAA
- the MCM7 gene encoding DNA replication licensing factor MCM7 (Syntenic homolog of Saccharomyces cerevisiae YBR202W (MCM7)), which yields MNAALPSIQLGIDYGRIKEEIEDFLVHFKGSSSTEDAGEIEMEEDMVGAGPKYLDLLQQVANRELTTLYVELDDVAAYQTMRGEAVDRMPGPQLCELILENALRYTELFSEVVDKLLPPPTKEFDHHDDVLDVIVHQRQLRNQRQITERREELEQMDEDAGEEQLNELARQQDEGQEDLFPPMLMRRYNLYFTPLTKFQGVGKHVRSHYGPFSAREVKGSHLGKLITVSGIVTRISDVKPAVLVTAYTCDQCGAEVFQEVNKRTFTPFLECTSRQCQQNQNKGQLFMSTRASKFSAFQECKIQEMSHQVPIGHIPRTLTIHVNGPLVRSMVPGDIVDVTGIYLPAPYTGFKALKAGLLTETYLEAQYVRQHKKKFSSFEITSDVEKRVMSIVQQGDVYTRLAKSIAPEIYGNLDVKKALLLLMVGGVHKTVGDGMKIRGDINICLMGDPGVAKSQLLKSICKITPRGVYTTGKGSSGVGLTAAVMKDPVTDEMVLEGGALVLADNGICCIDEFDKMDESDRTAIHEVMEQQTISISKAGINTTLNARTSILAAANPVYGRYNPRLSPLENINLPAALLSRFDIMFLLLDMPHRENDEKLAEHVAYVHMHNRQPELDFEPIEPAAMREFIAFAKTKRPIMTQEVNELVVQSYIRMRQDSKNVTDPKQQFGQATPRTLLAVIRISQALAKLRFSDQVDVEDVEEALRLIQVSKDSLYNDTQTRADDETPTTKIFTIIKKMAMETARLNKNLPMDTITKIVRSRGFTQQQLDACVEEYTYLNVWHKLEEENALKFVGGSEYDVEMTPSQDTEMVDA from the coding sequence ATGAACGCAGCATTGCCGAGCATACAGCTTGGTATAGACTATGGCAGAATCAAGGAGGAAATAGAGGATTTTTTGGTGCACTTTAAGGGCTCGTCTAGCACGGAGGATGCTGGGGAGATTGAGATGGAGGAGGATATGGTCGGCGCGGGTCCGAAGTACCTAGATTTGCTGCAGCAAGTCGCGAATCGGGAGCTGACGACGCTGTATGTAGAGCTGGATGACGTCGCAGCATACCAGACGATGCGGGGCGAGGCTGTAGACCGTATGCCGGGGCCGCAGCTCTGCGAGCTGATATTGGAAAACGCGCTTCGATACACCGAGCTGTTTTCCGAGGTCGTGGACAAGCTGTTGCCGCCGCCGACCAAGGAGTTTGACCACCATGACGACGTGCTTGATGTTATTGTGCACCAGCGCCAACTGCGGAACCAGCGACAGATCACGGAACGTCGAGAGGAGCTGGAACAGATGGATGAGGATGCCGGCGAGGAACAGCTAAACGAACTTGCGCGGCAGCAGGACGAGGGCCAGGAGGATTTGTTCCCTCCGATGCTTATGCGGCGCTACAACCTGTATTTCACGCCCCTGACCAAATTCCAGGGCGTCGGAAAGCATGTGAGGTCGCACTATGGTCCATTCAGCGCACGAGAGGTCAAGGGCTCTCATCTGGGGAAACTCATCACGGTGAGCGGAATTGTGACTAGGATATCTGACGTTAAGCCGGCTGTGCTCGTTACTGCATACACCTGTGACCAATGTGGCGCGGAGGTCTTCCAAGAGGTGAATAAGCGGACCTTCACGCCCTTTTTAGAGTGTACCTCACGACAGTGCCAGCAGAATCAGAATAAAGGCCAGCTGTTCATGTCGACTCGTGCGTCGAAGTTCAGCGCTTTCCAGGAGTGCAAGATCCAGGAGATGTCACATCAAGTTCCCATTGGCCATATTCCACGGACCCTCACCATTCATGTCAATGGGCCGCTTGTTAGGTCCATGGTGCCCGGTGACATTGTAGATGTCACCGGGATATACTTACCCGCTCCTTATACGGGATTTAAGGCACTGAAAGCTGGTCTACTTACTGAGACGTATTTGGAGGCGCAGTATGTGCGGCAGCACAAGAAGAAGTTCTCATCCTTCGAAATCACATCCGATGTTGAAAAGCGTGTGATGAGCATTGTACAGCAAGGCGATGTCTACACGAGGTTGGCAAAGTCTATCGCACCAGAAATCTATGGTAACCTCGACGTCAAGAAGGCGTTATTACTGTTGATGGTAGGCGGTGTCCATAAAACAGTGGGAGATGGTATGAAAATTCGTGGTGATATCAACATATGTTTGATGGGTGATCCTGGTGTGGCCAAGTCTCAACTTTTGAAAAGTATCTGTAAGATCACTCCTCGTGGTGTGTACACAACTGGTAAAGGTTCTTCTGGCGTTGGTTTGACGGCCGCGGTTATGAAAGACCCTGTTACAGATGAGATGGTTCTCGAAGGCGGAGCTTTGGTCCTTGCCGATAACGGAATATGTTGCATTGATGAATTTGACAAAATGGATGAAAGTGACAGGACCGCTATACACGAAGTTATGGAGCAGCAGACAATTTCGATTTCCAAGGCTGGTATTAACACTACTTTGAACGCAAGAACTTCGATCCTCGCGGCGGCTAACCCCGTGTATGGTAGATACAACCCTAGATTGTCCCCATTGGAGAATATCAATCTACCTGCAGCGCTTTTGTCGAGATTCGATATCATGTTCCTCCTGCTGGATATGCCCCACCGTGAAAATGACGAGAAATTGGCGGAGCATGTGGCATACGTTCATATGCACAACAGGCAACCGGAATTAGATTTCGAACCAATCGAACCTGCGGCAATGCGGGAGTTCATAGCGTTCGCCAAGACAAAGAGGCCAATTATGACGCAGGAGGTAAACGAGCTCGTGGTGCAATCCTACATTCGTATGAGACAGGATTCTAAAAATGTGACTGACCCCAAGCAGCAATTCGGACAAGCAACTCCGAGAACGCTGCTAGCTGTCATTAGAATCTCGCAGGCCTTGGCAAAACTGCGGTTCAGCGACCAGGTCGATGTTGAGGACGTGGAAGAAGCCTTACGGCTTATCCAGGTGTCCAAGGACTCTCTCTACAACGATACACAAACCAGAGCGGATGATGAAACGCCGACGACCAAGATATTTACCATCATTAAAAAAATGGCGATGGAGACTGCTCGCTTGAACAAGAATTTACCAATGGACACAATAACCAAGATCGTTCGCTCCAGGGGTTtcacgcagcagcagttgGACGCCTGTGTGGAAGAATATACCTATCTGAATGTCTGGCACAAGCTAGAGGAAGAAAACGCGCTGAAGTTTGTTGGTGGCAGCGAGTATGATGTGGAGATGACTCCGAGTCAAGACACTGAAATGGTAGATGCTTAA
- the NAT3 gene encoding peptide alpha-N-acetyltransferase complex B subunit NAT3 (Syntenic homolog of Saccharomyces cerevisiae YPR131C (NAT3)), whose amino-acid sequence MSSVKPFEATDLFKLNVINLDPFTENFPIEFYLEYLILWPSLFFKSVETTSHTARDAVSGYMMAKTEGKAAEWHAHITAVTVSPSFRRIALASMLCNVLETTTDFKPHEVNFIDLFVKCNNALAIRLYEKLGYSVYRRVVGYYNTAEEYRLHSLKVLREDKDAFDMRKAMPRDCGRSIRPNGRKHLCHPHEVRF is encoded by the coding sequence ATGAGCTCCGTCAAGCCCTTCGAGGCCACCGATTTGTTCAAGCTCAACGTAATTAACCTCGACCCGTTCACCGAGAACTTCCCCATCGAGTTCTACCTCGAGTACCTGATACTGTGGCCCTCGCTGTTCTTCAAGAGCGTCGAGACCACCAGCCACACCGCCCGCGACGCTGTCAGCGGCTACATGATGGCCAAGACCGAGGGCAAGGCCGCGGAGTGGCACGCGCACATCACGGCGGTCACCGTCTCGCCCAGCTTCCGCCGCATCGCGCTCGCCTCCATGCTCTGCAACGTGCTCGAGACGACCACGGACTTCAAGCCGCACGAGGTCAACTTCATCGACCTGTTCGTCAAGTGCAACAACGCGCTGGCCATCAGGCTGTATGAAAAGCTCGGCTATAGCGTCTACCGACGTGTCGTGGGATACTACAACACCGCGGAAGAGTACCGCCTCCACTCGCTAAAAGTCCTACGGGAAGACAAGGACGCCTTCGACATGCGCAAGGCCATGCCGCGCGACTGCGGACGCAGCATCCGGCCCAACGGCCGCAAGCACCTCTGCCACCCGCACGAAGTGCGCTTCTAG
- the SCD6 gene encoding Scd6p (Syntenic homolog of Saccharomyces cerevisiae YPR129W (SCD6)), protein MSQYIGKTISLVSNNDNRYVGLLESIDSEQGVVTLNNVRCFGTEGRRGGGADEVYPNPAVYNSVVFNGNDVKDLSILDCALEEVQPALPPQVPAAVAGYGVYAPAASEGAAPAAAPAAAAAPAAAAGAVAAGAAGRAGADFDFEQSNARFSKGAAAGTAGAEAPAAAAGEEVFYDKKSSFFDSISTSTETNTNMRWKDERQLNMDTFGQASARPRNGRGWFRGRGGRGGRGRGRGGRRGGGGGGARPAKVDF, encoded by the coding sequence ATGTCGCAATACATCGGGAAGACCATCTCGTTGGTGTCGAACAACGACAATCGGTACGTGGGCCTTCTGGAGTCGATCGACTCGGAGCAGGGCGTGGTGACGCTGAACAACGTGCGGTGCTTCGGCACGGAgggccggcgcggcggcggggcggaCGAGGTGTACCCGAACCCGGCGGTGTACAACTCGGTGGTGTTCAATGGGAACGACGTGAAGGATCTGAGCATCCTGGACTgcgcgctggaggaggtgcagcccgcgctgccgccgcaggTGCCGGCGGCAGTCGCGGGGTACGGCGTGTACGCGCCGGCGGCCAGcgagggcgcggcgccagcggcggcgccagcggcggcagcggcgccggcagcggcggcgggcgcggtagcggcaggcgcggcggggcgggccGGGGCGGACTTCGACTTTGAGCAGAGCAACGCGCGGTTCAGCAAgggcgcagcggcgggcacggcgggcgcggaggcgccggcggcggcggcgggcgaggAGGTGTTCTACGACAAGAAGTCGTCGTTCTTCGACAGCATCTCGACGTCGACGGAGACCAACACGAACATGCGGTGGAAGGACGAGCGGCAGCTGAACATGGACACGTTCGGGCAGgcgagcgcgcggccgcgcaacgggcgcgggtggttccgggggcgcggcgggcgcggcgggcgcgggcgcgggcgcggcgggcggcgcggcggcggcggtggcggcgcgcggccggcgaAGGTGGATTTCTAG
- the ANT1 gene encoding Ant1p (Syntenic homolog of Saccharomyces cerevisiae YPR128C (ANT1)) has translation MSFENAVIGATASSLANIAVYPLDLAKTLVQTQLKDEFVEAGEEAGEERAGSRRQNRIKPIALRSPQAAEQYKGALDALQRIYGAEGVAGLYRGLGSSTVAGFIQSFSYFFWYTLVRKHYFRLKQARGGDARFSTPEELVLGIVAAATSQLFVNPINVVATRQQTRGQAAGAADMRTVAREVHAENGWRGFWAGLKVSLVLTVNPSITYATYERLREALFPTPAAASHLVDSAALLSPGQNFVMGVLSKIVSTVLTQPLIIAKASLQRSGSCFQDFHQVLHHLYSTEGPLSLWKGLGPQITKGVLVQGLLFMFKGELTKMLRKLMFYLALLRSSRRALKG, from the coding sequence ATGAGTTTCGAAAACGCAGTGATAGGAGCGACGGCCAGCTCGCTGGCCAACATCGCAGTGTACCCTCTGGACCTGGCCAAGACGCTGGTGCAGACGCAGCTCAAGGACGAGTTCGTGGAGGCGGGCGAGGAGGCGGGCGAGGAGCGTGCGGGGTCGCGGCGGCAGAACCGGATCAAGCCGATCGCGCTGCGCAGCCCGCAGGCCGCGGAGCAGTACAAGGGGGCGCTGGacgcgctgcagcggaTATACGGCGCGGAGGGCGTGGCCGGGCTGTACCGCGGGCTGGGGTCGTCGACGGTGGCCGGGTTCATCCAGAGCTTCTCGTACTTCTTCTGGTACACGCTGGTGCGCAAGCACTACTTCCGGCTGAagcaggcgcgcggcggcgacgcgcGGTTCTCGAcgccggaggagctggtgctggggatcgtggcggcggcgacgtCGCAGCTGTTCGTGAACCCGATCAACGTGGTGGCCACGCGGCAGCAGACGCGCGGGCaggccgcgggcgcggcggacaTGCGCACGGTCGCGCGCGAGGTGCACGCGGAGAACGGCTGGCGCGGCTTCTGGGCGGGTCTCAAGGTCTCGCTGGTGCTGACCGTGAACCCGTCGATCACGTACGCGACGTACGAGCGCCTGCGCGAGGCGCTGTTCCCGacgccggccgcggccTCGCACCTGGTGGACTCCGCGGCGCTGCTGAGCCCGGGCCAGAACTTCGTGATGGGCGTGCTGTCCAAGATTGTGTCCACCGTGCTGACCCAGCCGCTGATCATCGCGAAGGCCTCGCTGCAGCGCTCGGGCAGCTGCTTCCAGGACTTCCACCAGGTCCTGCACCACCTCTACAGCACGGAGGGGCCGCTGTCGCTGTGGAAGGGCCTCGGGCCGCAGATCACCAAGGGCGTGCTTGTGCAGGGCCTGCTGTTCATGTTCAAGGGCGAGCTCACCAAGATGCTGCGGAAGCTTATGTTCTACCTGGCGCTTCTGAGAAGCAGCCGCCGTGCATTGAAGGGCTAG
- a CDS encoding ADR039Wp (NOHBY423; No homolog in Saccharomyces cerevisiae) has protein sequence MFRTNLFQNKIDAYSNKTAKRKLFHLYEGDDREVFQYLSDQGTLKNPDVLDTYLDNAAPDVRDFHQFVGRLLCLYDVTHDQYVYCATEFRQNARNILFPRLERIFEIDSKMIGALPLRRCYKRIKQRFDSDLQEVVYNACEQRRAIEGNWIERQVQADDPAVNNRFSAIINWENQECLDAGAYDRALQDNIVTWFVRMNKRVIEKLSARTSKFKTLCKSWFSVSRNYCYWSVLECVMQSEHVYYEFMLEKLKKKADLMTNSPQVEGEITIADVQLVVDQFKELETSFSALEEDDNLLEDISSSDSSISSPQTLIPITNQAHWKKPKPHIEFAGKVTRVYHPFQTPGDYLLEVPHTDSLAPGPLDIDTTYQQFSTRFRDLMVIYLRWDFVQKSGQSPGTGPFGWFFLMFRNGDPVPVYITERVHKVVFEKPEEDENVPCDEEQHIKMEWPNELKMPVCNTKRWEGRSVYIPMDEFAKDLVFRSKEAAVNRYYHTLGQLRELECL, from the coding sequence ATGTTCAGAACTAACCTCTTCCAGAATAAAATAGATGCATACAGTAATAAAACCGCCAAGCGAAAGCTGTTTCATCTATACGAGGGGGACGACCGCGAGGTATTCCAGTACCTTTCGGACCAGGGCACGCTCAAGAATCCAGACGTGCTTGATACCTACCTGGATAACGCTGCCCCAGATGTTCGGGACTTCCACCAGTTCGTAGGGCGCTTACTCTGCCTGTACGATGTCACACACGACCAATATGTCTATTGCGCCACGGAATTTCGGCAGAACGCGCGGAACATACTATTCCCACGTTTGGAACGCATTTTTGAAATTGATAGCAAGATGATAGGCGCGTTGCCGTTGCGGCGGTGCTACAAACGAATCAAGCAGCGGTTTGACAGTGACCTGCAGGAAGTGGTGTACAATGCGTGCGAGCAAAGAAGAGCCATCGAGGGCAACTGGATTGAAAGGCAGGTTCAGGCGGACGACCCTGCTGTCAACAATAGGTTTTCTGCAATAATCAATTGGGAGAACCAGGAGTGCCTCGATGCGGGTGCCTACGACCGGGCACTGCAGGACAACATCGTCACTTGGTTCGTGCGGATGAATAAGAGGGTCATTGAGAAACTCAGTGCCAGGACGTCGAAGTTCAAGACTCTTTGTAAGTCATGGTTTAGTGTTTCCCGGAACTACTGCTACTGGAGCGTCTTGGAGTGTGTGATGCAGAGCGAGCACGTCTATTACGAATTTATGTTGGAGAAACTAAAGAAGAAGGCAGACCTGATGACAAATTCGCCGCAAGTTGAAGGAGAAATAACCATCGCAGATGTTCAGTTAGTTGTTGACCAGTTCAAGGAGCTGGAGACTTCGTTTAGTGCATTGGAGGAAGACGATAACCTGCTAGAGGACATATCTTCGAGCGACAGCTCCATCTCATCTCCGCAGACATTGATACCAATTACAAACCAGGCCCACTGGAAAAAGCCCAAGCCCCATATTGAGTTTGCAGGCAAAGTTACTAGGGTATACCATCCGTTCCAAACGCCGGGCGATTACCTATTGGAAGTGCCGCATACCGATTCGCTAGCTCCCGGTCCGCTAGATATCGACACAACATACCAGCAGTTTAGCACGCGGTTCAGGGACTTGATGGTCATATACTTGAGGTGGGATTTCGTGCAGAAGTCCGGCCAGTCGCCAGGCACAGGCCCATTTGGCTGGTTCTTCCTAATGTTCAGGAACGGCGACCCCGTCCCTGTGTATATTACTGAGAGAGTGCATAAGGTTGTTTTTGAGAAGCCCGAAGAAGACGAAAATGTGCCTTGCGATGAAGAACAGCATATAAAGATGGAATGGCCAAACGAACTCAAGATGCCTGTTTGCAATACCAAGAGGTGGGAGGGCAGGTCCGTTTACATTCCTATGGACGAATTTGCAAAGGATCTGGTATTCCGCAGTAAAGAGGCAGCAGTCAACCGCTACTATCATACGCTTGGGCAGTTGAGGGAATTGGAATGCCTATAG
- the MRD1 gene encoding RNA-binding ribosome biosynthesis protein MRD1 (Syntenic homolog of Saccharomyces cerevisiae YPR112C (MRD1)), with protein sequence MSRVIVKGLPIYLEEARLRAHFLKRLQQQGRGSEDQITDVKIVKDKSGNSRRFAFIGYRSEQDAFDAIEYFNGSFIDTARIEVAMAKSFADPRVPTPMREKRREALKRLREREDRILAEKRQKQTKPQHGIDAEISKNKQLQEFIETMNPKMAAAAANPMARAAEQPASANPLLSALHGAEDDEEVDMFQLSEQESDDEYTDLHQRPQSAEEDELEEPAVGQDLDAAPAPDAAEDGMATNQEVSDLEWLKNRRIRIRDGEDAEAAPAPQEQAAEEPAEQEVPQEDEVSAEEAALTKIRATGRLFLRNILYDATEEDFKQLFSPYGELEEVHVAVDTRTGQSKGFAYVLFKDPEHAANAYIELDKQIFQGRLLHILPADAKKTHRLDEFDLKNLPLKKQRELKRKATAAQQTFSWNSLFMNQDAVLSSVAAKLGMEKSQLIDPENSGSAVKQALAEAHVIGDVRKYFEARGVDLTQFEKFKKVTERDDRIILVKNFPHGTTREELAELFLPFGKIERLLMPPSGTIAIIQYRDVPAARGAFTKLSYKRFKEAILYLEKGPKDCFSREPRGDELLEGDAAPEDVKEIKKSVEDVMDADSKTPSSEATAIDGPTVSIFVKNLNFSTTSAQLAEKFKPFSGFVVAQVKTKPDPKNSDKKLSMGFGFIEFRTKEQAGAVIAAMDGAVIDGHKIQLKISHKQSSLPKTSKGSKKKISGKIIVKNLPFEATRKDVFELFSSFGQLKSVRVPKKFDKSARGFAFVEFLLPSEAENAMDQLQGVHLLGRRLVMQYAEQESDDVEEQISKMTMKMKKQAAVSKMGALRNSGKRKIDMSDDENDGLNGF encoded by the coding sequence ATGTCGCGTGTGATAGTCAAGGGATTGCCCATTTACCTCGAGGAGGCGCGGCTCCGCGCACACTTCCTGAAGaggctgcagcagcagggcCGGGGGAGCGAGGACCAGATCACAGACGTCAAGATCGTGAAAGACAAGTCCGGGAACTCCCGGCGGTTTGCATTCATCGGGTACAGGTCGGAGCAGGATGCGTTTGACGCGATAGAGTACTTCAACGGGTCGTTCATCGACACGGCGCGGATCGAGGTGGCCATGGCGAAGAGCTTCGCGGACCCGCGGGTTCCGACGCCGATGCGCGAGAAGAGGCGAGAGGCGCTCAagcggctgcgcgagcgcgaGGACCGGATACTGGCGGAGAAGCGCCAGAAACAGACAAAGCCGCAGCACGGAATAGACGCGGAGATCTCGAAGAAcaagcagctgcaggagtTCATCGAGACGATGAACCCGAAGatggccgccgccgccgcgaacccgatggcgcgcgcggcggagcaGCCGGCATCCGCGAACCCGCTGCTCAGTGCGCTGCACGGGGCagaggacgacgaggaggtGGACATGTTCCAGCTGTCCGAGCAGGAGAGCGACGACGAGTACACGGACCTGCACCAGAGACCGCAGAGCGCAgaggaggacgagctggAAGAGCCGGCCGTGGGCCAGGACCTGGACGCGGCGCCGGCTCCGGACGCCGCGGAGGACGGCATGGCTACCAACCAGGAGGTGTCCGACCTCGAGTGGCTCAAGAACCGCCGGATCCGTATCAGAGACGGCGAGGACGCGGAGGCCGCACCTGCCCCGCAGGAgcaggcggcggaggagccTGCTGAGCAAGAGGTGCCCCAGGAGGACGAGGTCTCAGCAGAGGAAGCGGCGCTAACTAAAATCAGGGCGACCGGGCGTCTGTTTCTGAGAAATATCCTTTACGACGCCACGGAGGAGGACTTCAAGCAGCTCTTCAGCCCGTACGGGGAGCTAGAGGAGGTGCACGTTGCAGTAGATACGCGTACCGGGCAGTCCAAGGGCTTTGCATATGTTTTGTTCAAGGACCCGGAACACGCTGCGAACGCATATATCGAGCTGGATAAACAGATCTTTCAGGGCAGACTTCTCCATATTCTCCCAGCAGACGCCAAGAAAACTCACAGGCTGGATGAATTCGATCTGAAGAACTTGCCCTTGAAGAAGCAGCGGGAACTCAAGAGGAAGGCCACGGCTGCGCAGCAGACCTTCTCCTGGAACTCGTTGTTCATGAACCAGGACGCCGTCCTCTCCAGTGTGGCGGCCAAGCTGGGCATGGAGAAGTCGCAGCTGATTGACCCGGAGAATAGTGGCTCTGCAGTCAAGCAGGCTTTAGCAGAGGCACATGTTATCGGCGATGTCAGGAAATATTTTGAAGCACGCGGTGTCGACTTGACCCAGTTTGAGAAGTTCAAGAAGGTCACTGAACGCGACGACCGCATTATTCTGGTAAAGAACTTCCCTCATGGTACCACTCGCGAGGAGCTAGCGGAGTTATTCCTCCCTTTTGGGAAGATAGAAAGGCTGCTGATGCCCCCAAGTGGCACCATAGCGATAATCCAATACCGGGACGTACCAGCTGCTAGAGGAGCTTTCACCAAACTTTCGTACAAGCGTTTCAAGGAAGCGATTCTGTATCTGGAGAAAGGTCCAAAGGACTGCTTCTCTAGGGAGCCTCGGGGCGATGAGCTACTAGAAGGCGATGCCGCACCGGAAGATGTGAAGGAGATTAAAAAGAGTGTCGAGGACGTGATGGATGCAGACTCCAAAACTCCTTCTTCCGAGGCCACCGCGATCGATGGGCCTACCGTGTCCATATTCGTCAAAAACCTCAACTTCTCCACGACTTCTGCTCAACTGGCGGAAAAGTTCAAGCCCTTCTCCGGGTTCGTTGTGGCCCAGGTTAAGACTAAGCCAGATCCAAAAAATAGCGATAAGAAGCTCTCCATGGGCTTCGGATTTATTGAATTCCGTACTAAAGAGCAGGCGGGGGCTGTGATCGCAGCGATGGATGGCGCGGTCATCGATGGCCATAAGATTCAGCTCAAAATATCTCATAAGCAAAGCAGTCTCCCCAAGACCAGCAAAGGGTCCAAAAAGAAGATTAGCGGCAAAATTATTGTCAAGAACTTGCCATTTGAAGCTACAAGGAAGGACGTATTCGAGCTGTTCAGTTCTTTTGGCCAGCTAAAATCGGTCAGAGTACCCAAAAAGTTCGATAAGTCTGCCAGAGGTTTCGCCTTCGTTGAATTCCTACTACCGAGCGAAGCAGAGAACGCAATGGACCAGTTACAAGGTGTGCATTTGCTCGGTCGTAGGCTGGTAATGCAATACGCGGAACAAGAATCTGATGATGTGGAGGAGCAAATTTCGAAGATGACAATGAAGATGAAAAAGCAGGCTGCCGTTAGTAAGATGGGAGCGCTGCGCAACAGTGGTAAGCGGAAAATAGATATGAGCGATGATGAGAACGATGGGTTAAACGGATTTTAG